The Paenibacillus sp. YPG26 genome includes a window with the following:
- the ffh gene encoding signal recognition particle protein → MAFEGLTSRLQNVFSKLRGKGKVSEDDVNEAMREVRLALLEADVNFKVVKEFIAKVKEKAIGSEVMDSFTPGMVIIDIVNKELTDLMGGSQAKLAKSNKPPTVIMMAGLQGAGKTTTSAKLAKLLLKQNHRPLLVAGDIYRPAAIKQLQVLGEQIGVPVFALGDGVNPVEIARQALQHAKENSNDYLIIDTAGRLHVDEQLMEELRQIHEITTPDEVLLVVDAMTGQDAVNVAESFHKQLELTGVVLTKLDGDTRGGAALSVKAVTGCPIKFAALGEKIDALEPFHPERMASRILGMGDMLSLIEKAQSNIDAEKAKEMERKMRNAEFTFDDFLEQMDQVKKLGPIDQIMDMIPGMGKVKQLKDVKVDEKQMGRVEAIVHSMTKQEKQNPEMINNNRRKRIALGSGTSVADVNRLIKQFDEMRRMMKQFSDMMGGPKAGKMAKAMKGMKGLKGGGMKFPFR, encoded by the coding sequence ATGGCATTTGAAGGATTGACCAGCCGACTGCAGAATGTGTTCAGCAAGCTGCGCGGTAAAGGCAAGGTATCGGAAGATGATGTGAATGAGGCTATGCGCGAGGTGCGCCTTGCCCTGCTCGAAGCGGACGTTAACTTTAAAGTGGTCAAAGAATTTATCGCCAAGGTGAAGGAGAAGGCCATCGGCAGCGAAGTGATGGATAGCTTCACACCCGGAATGGTCATCATCGACATCGTTAACAAGGAATTAACGGATCTGATGGGCGGCAGCCAAGCGAAGCTGGCTAAGAGTAACAAGCCTCCAACCGTAATTATGATGGCGGGTCTTCAAGGGGCCGGTAAGACGACGACCTCGGCCAAGCTGGCCAAGCTTCTTCTGAAGCAGAATCACCGGCCGCTGCTTGTCGCGGGAGATATATATAGACCCGCTGCAATCAAACAGCTTCAGGTGCTCGGTGAGCAGATTGGGGTTCCTGTATTTGCACTGGGTGATGGTGTTAATCCGGTCGAGATTGCCCGTCAGGCGCTTCAGCATGCCAAGGAGAACAGCAACGATTATCTGATTATTGATACAGCGGGCCGTCTGCACGTGGACGAGCAGCTGATGGAAGAGCTTCGTCAGATTCATGAAATTACAACGCCGGATGAGGTGCTGCTGGTAGTCGATGCCATGACTGGGCAGGATGCCGTCAATGTTGCGGAGAGCTTCCATAAGCAGCTTGAGCTCACAGGGGTTGTACTCACCAAGCTGGATGGCGATACCCGCGGTGGTGCCGCTTTATCTGTTAAAGCTGTTACCGGCTGTCCGATCAAGTTCGCGGCACTTGGGGAGAAGATTGATGCACTGGAGCCTTTCCATCCTGAGCGGATGGCCTCCCGGATTCTCGGGATGGGCGATATGCTCTCTCTTATTGAGAAGGCCCAGTCCAATATTGATGCTGAGAAAGCCAAGGAAATGGAGCGCAAAATGCGCAATGCCGAATTCACTTTCGACGATTTCCTTGAGCAGATGGACCAGGTTAAGAAGCTTGGACCTATTGATCAGATCATGGATATGATCCCGGGAATGGGCAAGGTTAAGCAGCTCAAGGACGTTAAGGTCGATGAGAAGCAGATGGGGCGCGTTGAAGCGATTGTGCATTCCATGACCAAGCAGGAGAAGCAGAATCCGGAGATGATCAATAATAACCGCCGCAAGCGGATTGCACTCGGCAGCGGTACTTCCGTAGCTGATGTCAACCGGCTGATTAAGCAGTTTGATGAGATGCGCCGGATGATGAAGCAATTCTCGGATATGATGGGTGGTCCTAAAGCTGGCAAGATGGCTAAGGCCATGAAGGGTATGAAAGGTCTGAAAGGCGGCGGAATGAAATTTCCATTCCGTTAA
- a CDS encoding putative DNA-binding protein yields the protein MSQENRLEKTNRVNLLFDFYEPLLTEKQQTFLKYYFHDDFSLGEIASEFEISRQAVYEHIKRAEQMLEVYEDKLGLLQKQQQRLGQLENLRQLLEDSNLTDVHKETALGMVRNIQEW from the coding sequence GTGAGTCAAGAGAATAGGCTTGAGAAGACGAACCGAGTGAATCTCCTGTTCGATTTCTATGAACCGCTGCTTACTGAGAAGCAGCAGACTTTCTTGAAATATTATTTCCATGATGACTTCTCGCTTGGCGAGATTGCATCGGAATTTGAGATCAGCCGTCAGGCCGTGTATGAGCATATCAAGCGGGCTGAACAGATGCTGGAAGTATATGAAGACAAACTTGGACTGCTTCAGAAGCAGCAGCAGCGTCTCGGACAGCTTGAGAATCTTCGCCAGCTGCTCGAAGACAGCAACCTTACGGATGTACATAAAGAGACTGCTCTTGGCATGGTCCGCAATATACAGGAGTGGTGA
- a CDS encoding hemolysin III family protein yields MANTHTYPRREEIANAVTHGIGALLSVVALVLLIVFSSMKGTAWHVVSFTIYGVSMLLLYTSSTLVHSFKEGKLKDLFEFFDHSSIYVFIAGTYTPFMLVAIRGSLGWTLFSIVWGIALLGVLFKAYFVKRFLFLSTIFYILMGWLIVIAWGPLIAAIPGMGINLLVLGGLSYTLGTVFYVWRAFPYHHAIWHLFVLAGSVLHFFAILLYLLPGN; encoded by the coding sequence ATGGCCAACACCCATACTTACCCGCGCAGGGAGGAAATCGCCAATGCGGTTACTCATGGTATCGGGGCACTGTTAAGCGTGGTGGCACTTGTGCTTCTTATCGTATTTTCCAGTATGAAAGGAACGGCCTGGCATGTGGTTAGCTTCACCATCTACGGTGTAAGTATGCTGCTGCTGTACACAAGCTCAACGCTGGTGCACAGCTTTAAAGAAGGTAAGCTGAAGGATCTGTTCGAGTTCTTTGACCATTCATCTATCTATGTATTCATCGCGGGGACGTATACGCCATTTATGCTTGTAGCGATTCGCGGTTCGCTCGGGTGGACCTTGTTCAGTATAGTATGGGGGATTGCGCTCCTGGGTGTATTGTTTAAGGCTTATTTTGTGAAACGGTTTCTGTTTCTCTCAACCATATTCTATATTCTGATGGGCTGGTTGATTGTTATCGCCTGGGGACCTTTAATCGCAGCTATTCCGGGAATGGGTATTAACTTGCTTGTACTCGGGGGTCTATCGTATACACTCGGAACAGTATTCTATGTGTGGCGGGCATTTCCTTATCATCATGCGATTTGGCATTTGTTCGTGCTCGCGGGGAGTGTGCTCCATTTCTTTGCGATACTGCTCTATTTATTGCCCGGGAATTAA
- the ftsY gene encoding signal recognition particle-docking protein FtsY, whose protein sequence is MSFFKKLKESIAAKTETVTKQFKEGLEKSRKGFVEKVAELVTRRKKIDEEFFEELEEILIGADVGVNTVLELIDDLRSEVKKRKIEDAAELQPILSEKIQELLRGDEDNSIRMNPDGITVILFVGVNGVGKTTTIGKLAHHYKQEGKKVLMAAGDTFRAGAIEQLEVWGQRVGVEVIKQQAGSDPAAVMFDAVQAAKQRGADILLCDTAGRLQNKSNLMEELNKIYRVIQREIPDAPHEVLMVLDATTGQNALSQAKLFGEKSGVTGLVLTKLDGTAKGGIVVAIRQELSLPVKLVGLGEKMEDLQKFDSEQFVHGLFAGILKEETDESEVQS, encoded by the coding sequence GTGAGTTTTTTCAAAAAGTTAAAAGAGAGCATTGCAGCAAAAACAGAAACGGTAACCAAACAGTTCAAGGAAGGGCTGGAGAAGAGCCGGAAGGGCTTTGTCGAGAAAGTCGCTGAACTGGTGACACGCCGGAAGAAGATTGATGAAGAGTTTTTTGAGGAATTGGAAGAGATTCTAATCGGGGCCGATGTAGGGGTGAATACGGTCCTTGAGCTGATTGATGATCTGCGGAGCGAAGTGAAGAAACGCAAAATTGAAGATGCCGCTGAGCTTCAGCCGATTCTATCCGAGAAGATTCAGGAGCTCCTGCGCGGTGATGAGGATAACAGCATTCGGATGAATCCGGATGGGATTACGGTTATTTTGTTCGTGGGTGTGAATGGGGTTGGCAAAACAACCACAATCGGCAAGCTTGCCCATCACTACAAGCAGGAAGGCAAAAAAGTACTTATGGCCGCAGGCGATACGTTCCGTGCCGGTGCTATCGAACAGCTTGAGGTATGGGGTCAGCGCGTAGGGGTAGAGGTGATCAAGCAGCAGGCAGGTTCAGATCCGGCAGCTGTTATGTTCGACGCGGTTCAAGCCGCGAAGCAGCGCGGAGCAGATATTCTGCTGTGTGATACGGCAGGCCGTCTGCAGAACAAATCCAACCTGATGGAAGAGCTCAACAAAATTTACCGTGTGATCCAGCGTGAAATTCCGGATGCGCCGCATGAGGTATTGATGGTGCTTGATGCAACCACAGGTCAGAACGCGCTAAGCCAGGCTAAGCTGTTTGGAGAGAAAAGCGGGGTTACCGGTCTTGTTCTCACCAAGCTTGACGGAACGGCAAAAGGCGGGATCGTGGTGGCTATCCGCCAAGAGTTAAGTCTGCCGGTGAAGCTGGTCGGTCTGGGTGAGAAGATGGAGGATCTGCAGAAATTTGATTCTGAGCAGTTCGTGCATGGATTATTCGCCGGTATACTGAAGGAAGAGACAGATGAATCTGAAGTCCAGTCCTAA
- the smc gene encoding chromosome segregation protein SMC, which produces MFLKRIELAGFKSFADRTEMEFVRGITAVVGPNGSGKSNISDGIRWVLGEQSAKSLRGGKMEDVIFAGSDARKAVGYGEVSLTLDNTDQALPLDFNEVTVTRRVHRSGDSEYLINKQSCRLKDITELFMDTGIGKEAYSIIGQGRIEEILSTRSEDRRGIFEEASGIVKYKSRKKDARKKLDETETNLLRIHDLVSELEDQIGPLKEQSEKAIHYKELREQLKHKEISMYIYQIDQIHNSWSEANAKLARLREEQVTLSTIVSAHDATLEKERSELRVIEEEIEALQGQLLEYSQNYEKNEGYGGLLKERAKNLMQNRQQLIDSIAVNEERYNQRALELQAMSDKYSESDRMLTELRALLSAEEAKLLGVTGGISQAQEEALKGDLLEIMNQIAQARNEIRYADQQKEGVIRRMERAETEGTKWREEQQKLAERKAELSGKLEKMAKDIAEVRKSYISESERLHSLQKLTEDSRDGLRKWEQKREALVSRRDTMKEMQDDFDGFALGVKEVLKASRKGNLAGVHGAVAELIRVPEKLEIAVETALGAAMQHVVMENEAVSRQAIAFLKQRQLGRATFLPLDVIRPRQISASDKRSMEDAEGFVGIGAELVGYEPRYADIVGSLLGNVVFADTLEHANRMAAKSQYRFRVVTLEGDVVNAGGSMTGGSQHRKNSNLLGRSRQLEQLDNDIRQSETMIAKLRDSMEEVRGQIAQLETDLEKLRESGDRMRADEQTVAGDLKQIEHEYRHVSEQFELYGQEKSHYVKEMEDLDKSKAEAEQKLKELAADQQTKHDSIQAAEFARKANESAKEELQTQLTELKVREGKLDQECLSLREQLSRQQEEFNVQEKELEQSRRILNSIEADLKENEAQSVRQIEDLNDYKLKKGRTSERLDLQRASRSALMKKLEEGESETKEQRAALKSVDEQLLQIEIQANRLDVELDNILKKLSEDYELSYERAKQRYSVPEDITLTQAEVKELKRSISALGEVNLGAIEEYQRVSERYEFLSLQKNDLVEAKTTLYQVIREMDDEMSKRFKLTFDAIRREFGTVFTKLFGGGSADLVLLDPENLLETGIDIVAQPPGKKLQNLQLLSGGERALTAMALLFAILQVKPVPFCVLDEVEAALDEANVIRFAQYLREFSEQTQFIVVTHRKGTMEEADVLYGVTMEEGGVSKLVSVRLEDDEAEIA; this is translated from the coding sequence ATGTTTTTGAAGAGAATTGAACTGGCGGGTTTCAAATCGTTCGCGGATCGCACGGAAATGGAATTTGTGCGTGGGATAACCGCGGTTGTAGGCCCGAACGGAAGTGGTAAGAGTAATATTTCTGATGGCATTCGCTGGGTGCTGGGGGAACAAAGTGCCAAGTCACTCCGCGGCGGGAAGATGGAAGATGTTATATTTGCCGGCAGTGATGCCAGGAAGGCGGTTGGATACGGAGAAGTCTCGCTTACGCTGGATAATACGGATCAGGCGCTTCCTCTGGATTTCAACGAGGTTACAGTGACCCGGCGGGTTCACCGCAGCGGGGACAGTGAATATTTGATTAACAAGCAATCGTGCCGCTTGAAGGACATTACCGAGCTGTTCATGGATACGGGGATTGGTAAAGAGGCTTACTCCATTATTGGACAGGGTCGTATTGAAGAAATATTGAGTACTCGATCTGAAGACCGGAGAGGAATCTTTGAGGAAGCTTCAGGTATTGTGAAATATAAGTCCAGAAAGAAGGATGCACGGAAGAAGCTTGATGAGACAGAGACCAACCTGCTCCGTATACATGATTTGGTCAGCGAGCTGGAGGATCAGATCGGGCCTCTGAAGGAACAATCCGAGAAGGCGATTCATTACAAGGAACTGCGGGAGCAGCTTAAGCATAAAGAAATTTCTATGTATATCTATCAAATCGATCAGATTCACAATTCTTGGAGTGAGGCGAATGCCAAGCTGGCCAGGCTGCGTGAAGAGCAGGTTACCTTGTCTACAATTGTATCTGCTCATGACGCTACACTGGAGAAGGAACGCTCCGAGCTGCGTGTAATTGAAGAAGAGATTGAAGCTCTGCAGGGACAATTGCTTGAATATAGCCAAAATTATGAGAAGAACGAAGGTTACGGGGGGCTGCTTAAGGAGCGCGCCAAGAACTTAATGCAGAACCGGCAGCAGCTGATCGACTCTATTGCGGTTAACGAGGAACGATATAATCAGCGTGCACTGGAACTGCAAGCAATGTCGGATAAATACTCGGAATCGGACCGGATGCTGACAGAGCTTCGTGCGCTGCTATCAGCAGAGGAAGCGAAGCTGCTTGGTGTCACCGGGGGAATCAGTCAGGCCCAGGAAGAAGCCCTTAAGGGAGACCTGCTGGAGATCATGAATCAAATTGCGCAGGCGCGTAATGAGATTCGTTATGCCGACCAGCAGAAGGAAGGCGTTATCCGCCGGATGGAGAGAGCAGAGACCGAGGGCACGAAGTGGCGTGAGGAACAGCAGAAGCTGGCCGAAAGGAAGGCGGAGCTTAGCGGCAAGCTGGAGAAGATGGCCAAAGACATCGCCGAGGTACGCAAAAGCTACATTTCGGAGAGCGAACGCCTGCACTCTCTGCAGAAGCTGACAGAAGATAGCCGTGATGGCCTGCGTAAGTGGGAGCAGAAGCGTGAAGCTCTTGTATCCCGCCGCGACACCATGAAGGAGATGCAGGATGATTTTGATGGCTTCGCACTTGGGGTTAAGGAAGTGCTCAAAGCTTCACGCAAAGGGAATCTAGCTGGTGTGCACGGTGCGGTAGCTGAGCTGATCCGAGTTCCCGAGAAGCTGGAGATCGCAGTGGAGACTGCGCTCGGAGCAGCCATGCAGCATGTGGTTATGGAGAATGAAGCTGTATCCCGGCAGGCGATTGCTTTCCTGAAGCAGCGTCAGCTGGGACGGGCAACCTTCCTGCCGCTGGATGTGATCCGGCCGCGTCAAATATCGGCTTCAGATAAACGTTCTATGGAAGATGCGGAAGGATTCGTGGGAATCGGGGCGGAGCTGGTTGGCTATGAGCCGCGGTACGCTGATATTGTAGGCAGTCTGCTGGGGAATGTGGTATTTGCAGATACCCTTGAGCATGCGAACCGGATGGCTGCCAAGAGCCAGTATCGTTTCAGAGTAGTTACGCTGGAAGGGGATGTGGTGAACGCAGGCGGTTCCATGACCGGGGGCAGCCAGCACCGTAAGAACAGCAATCTGCTTGGACGCAGCCGTCAGCTTGAACAGCTGGATAATGATATTCGCCAAAGCGAGACAATGATCGCGAAGCTGCGCGACAGTATGGAAGAGGTAAGAGGCCAGATTGCCCAGCTGGAGACTGATCTTGAGAAATTAAGGGAATCTGGTGACCGCATGCGTGCGGATGAACAGACAGTCGCTGGTGATCTGAAGCAGATCGAGCATGAATACAGGCATGTCTCTGAACAGTTCGAATTGTATGGTCAAGAGAAGAGTCATTATGTCAAAGAGATGGAAGACCTGGATAAGAGCAAGGCAGAGGCAGAGCAGAAGCTCAAGGAATTGGCTGCGGACCAGCAGACGAAGCACGACTCGATCCAGGCAGCTGAATTCGCCCGCAAAGCGAATGAGTCCGCCAAGGAAGAACTGCAGACTCAGCTTACCGAGCTTAAAGTACGGGAGGGCAAGCTCGATCAAGAATGCCTGTCTCTGCGGGAACAGCTCAGCAGGCAGCAGGAAGAGTTCAATGTTCAGGAGAAAGAATTGGAGCAAAGCCGGCGGATTCTGAATTCGATTGAGGCTGACCTCAAAGAGAACGAAGCGCAGAGTGTGCGACAGATTGAGGACTTGAACGATTACAAATTAAAGAAAGGCCGTACAAGTGAACGGCTGGATCTGCAGCGGGCTTCCCGAAGTGCGCTGATGAAGAAGCTCGAAGAAGGAGAGAGCGAGACCAAGGAACAACGCGCTGCGCTGAAGTCAGTGGACGAGCAGCTGCTCCAGATTGAGATTCAGGCTAACCGTCTGGATGTGGAGCTCGATAATATTCTGAAGAAGCTGAGTGAGGACTATGAGCTGTCCTACGAGAGGGCCAAGCAGCGCTATTCAGTTCCAGAGGATATTACACTTACCCAGGCTGAAGTGAAGGAGCTTAAGCGAAGCATATCTGCCCTTGGAGAAGTTAACCTTGGGGCTATTGAGGAATACCAGCGCGTATCTGAGCGCTATGAGTTCCTGAGCCTTCAGAAGAACGATTTGGTTGAAGCGAAGACCACGCTCTATCAGGTAATCCGTGAGATGGACGACGAAATGTCCAAGCGCTTCAAGCTTACCTTTGATGCGATCCGCCGTGAATTCGGTACTGTATTCACCAAGCTGTTCGGAGGCGGCAGTGCGGATCTGGTTCTGCTTGACCCGGAGAACCTGCTGGAGACAGGAATTGATATCGTGGCCCAGCCTCCGGGCAAAAAGCTGCAGAACCTGCAGCTGCTGTCCGGCGGTGAGCGAGCTTTGACCGCCATGGCACTGCTGTTCGCCATTCTTCAGGTCAAGCCGGTTCCTTTCTGTGTCCTTGATGAGGTAGAGGCCGCGCTCGATGAAGCGAACGTTATCAGGTTCGCCCAGTATCTGCGCGAGTTCTCAGAACAGACCCAGTTCATTGTGGTAACTCACCGCAAAGGTACGATGGAGGAAGCCGATGTCCTATACGGAGTTACCATGGAAGAGGGCGGCGTATCGAAGCTCGTGTCCGTGAGGCTCGAGGATGACGAGGCGGAAATTGCTTAG
- the rnc gene encoding ribonuclease III, with the protein MSGDLKQLQQKLQIQFQNRQLLKQAFTHASYVNEHRFSQHEDNERLEFLGDAVLELTVSEYLYNLFPNRPEGELTKQRAAIVCEPSLVKFAEALEFGNYVLLGKGEELTGGRTRPALLADVFESFVGALYLDQGLEAVSAFLDKHVFTQVVLNGKLQVTDYKTELQELTQHHNLGALEYRIIEERGPAHEREFVSEVFMDGKSLGQGSGRSKKEAEQQAAAVALERLRVQG; encoded by the coding sequence TTGAGTGGAGATCTGAAGCAGTTACAACAAAAACTTCAAATTCAATTCCAGAACCGACAATTGTTGAAACAGGCATTTACTCACGCTTCCTATGTAAACGAACACCGGTTCAGCCAGCATGAGGACAACGAGCGGCTTGAATTTTTGGGAGACGCGGTGCTTGAGCTGACCGTCTCGGAGTATCTATACAACCTATTTCCGAACCGGCCGGAAGGCGAATTAACCAAGCAGCGTGCCGCTATTGTCTGCGAGCCTTCTCTGGTTAAATTTGCTGAAGCTCTTGAGTTCGGAAATTATGTGCTCCTGGGCAAAGGAGAGGAACTAACCGGGGGGCGTACGCGTCCGGCATTGCTTGCGGATGTGTTTGAGTCTTTTGTCGGTGCGTTATACTTGGATCAGGGACTTGAGGCAGTCAGTGCCTTCCTGGACAAGCATGTATTCACTCAGGTGGTCTTAAACGGAAAGCTTCAGGTAACTGATTATAAGACAGAGCTTCAGGAGCTGACCCAGCATCATAATCTGGGGGCGCTTGAATACCGGATTATTGAAGAGCGGGGACCCGCTCATGAGCGGGAATTCGTCTCCGAGGTATTCATGGATGGCAAGAGTCTTGGACAAGGGAGCGGCCGCTCCAAGAAAGAGGCTGAGCAGCAGGCCGCGGCAGTTGCCCTGGAGCGTTTAAGAGTACAAGGGTAG
- the fabF gene encoding beta-ketoacyl-ACP synthase II, translating to MKHRVVITGMGVMTSLGKDLDTFWNSLLSGKSGVSRIESFDVSDYTTQIAASVKDFNPEDYFDRKEARKMDRFVQFAIAAGSEAIKDSGIEIGSNIDAERIGVSIGSGIGGLGTWEDQHNVLLDKGPKRVSPFFIPMMIANMGSGQMSIMFGAKGPNTTQVTACATGTHSIGDSFRIIQRGDADVMICGGAEATIRPTGMAGFCAMRAMSTRNDEPEKASRPFDTGRDGFVMGEGAGILILESLEHAQQRGAKIYAEVIGYGLSADAHHMTEPDPDGAARCMRMAIRDAEINPEDIDYINAHGTSTPVGDRSETLAVKKALGDHAYQVAISSTKSMTGHLLGAAGGVEAVICGLSLQNGVIAPTINLEDQDPECDLDYVPNEPRQADIKIAMSNSFGFGGHNATIILKKFDA from the coding sequence TTGAAGCATAGAGTAGTTATTACAGGCATGGGAGTCATGACTTCCCTTGGCAAGGATTTGGACACGTTCTGGAACAGCCTGCTTAGCGGGAAATCCGGTGTATCGCGCATTGAATCTTTTGATGTTAGCGACTATACGACCCAAATTGCGGCTTCTGTGAAAGATTTTAATCCAGAGGATTACTTCGATCGTAAGGAAGCAAGAAAGATGGACAGATTCGTTCAATTCGCAATTGCTGCCGGTTCTGAAGCGATAAAGGACAGCGGGATTGAGATTGGATCGAACATTGATGCTGAACGAATCGGTGTCTCCATCGGCTCAGGTATCGGTGGTCTTGGAACCTGGGAAGATCAACATAATGTGCTGCTGGACAAGGGACCCAAACGCGTAAGCCCTTTCTTTATTCCGATGATGATCGCCAATATGGGCTCAGGCCAAATGTCGATCATGTTCGGAGCTAAAGGACCGAATACCACTCAGGTAACCGCTTGTGCGACAGGAACCCACTCGATCGGAGATTCATTCCGCATCATTCAGCGCGGCGATGCCGATGTCATGATCTGCGGAGGCGCAGAAGCGACCATCCGTCCTACGGGAATGGCCGGATTCTGTGCGATGCGCGCCATGTCCACCCGCAATGACGAGCCTGAGAAGGCAAGCCGTCCTTTTGACACTGGGCGTGACGGTTTTGTTATGGGTGAAGGTGCCGGAATTCTGATTCTTGAGTCTCTGGAGCATGCACAGCAGCGCGGAGCTAAGATCTACGCTGAAGTGATTGGGTACGGGCTTAGTGCGGATGCCCATCATATGACCGAGCCTGATCCGGACGGTGCGGCACGCTGTATGCGTATGGCGATTCGTGATGCGGAGATTAATCCCGAAGATATCGACTATATTAATGCTCATGGTACTTCAACACCGGTAGGTGACCGTTCGGAGACGCTGGCTGTGAAGAAAGCGCTGGGCGACCACGCTTATCAAGTAGCCATCAGCTCGACGAAATCTATGACCGGGCATTTGCTTGGAGCTGCCGGAGGCGTCGAGGCCGTGATCTGTGGTCTTTCCTTGCAGAACGGAGTTATCGCGCCTACGATCAATCTTGAGGATCAGGATCCGGAGTGCGATCTGGACTATGTTCCTAATGAACCAAGACAAGCAGATATAAAGATTGCAATGTCCAACTCCTTTGGGTTTGGTGGTCATAACGCCACGATTATCCTGAAGAAATTCGATGCATAA
- the acpP gene encoding acyl carrier protein, which translates to MSDVLERVKRIVVDRLGADEAEVTLEASFKEDLGADSLDVVELVMELEDEFDLEISDEDAEKITTVGEVVNYIQSHT; encoded by the coding sequence ATGTCCGATGTATTGGAGCGTGTAAAACGCATTGTAGTTGATCGCTTGGGTGCTGATGAAGCCGAAGTAACGCTTGAGGCTTCTTTCAAAGAGGACCTTGGTGCTGATTCGCTCGATGTCGTTGAATTGGTTATGGAATTGGAAGATGAATTCGATCTTGAAATTTCAGATGAAGATGCAGAGAAGATAACGACCGTAGGTGAAGTTGTAAATTACATACAATCTCATACCTAA
- the fabG gene encoding 3-oxoacyl-[acyl-carrier-protein] reductase produces MTQPLAGQTALVTGASRGIGRSIALSLAQAGANVAVNYAGNEEAAAEVVREIEAMGVRALAIKAHVGDSSQFEAMVKQVIEAWGRIDILVNNAGITRDNLIMRMKEEEFDQVIETNLKGVFNGIKSVTRPMMKQRSGRIINISSVVGVLGNAGQANYVAAKAGVIGLTKSSARELASRNITVNCIAPGFIDTDMTGELPEEIRAKLLGDIPLARLGKPDEIANVVLFLASEGASYMTGQTLHVDGGMYM; encoded by the coding sequence ATGACACAACCACTTGCCGGCCAGACGGCGCTGGTTACCGGCGCTTCGCGGGGGATTGGAAGAAGCATTGCGCTCTCGCTTGCACAAGCAGGAGCAAATGTGGCTGTTAATTATGCGGGTAATGAAGAAGCCGCTGCGGAAGTTGTCCGTGAGATCGAAGCTATGGGCGTCCGAGCTCTTGCGATTAAAGCTCATGTAGGCGACAGCAGCCAGTTCGAAGCCATGGTCAAACAAGTTATCGAAGCCTGGGGCCGAATTGATATTCTCGTGAATAACGCAGGGATTACCAGAGATAATCTTATTATGCGCATGAAAGAAGAAGAGTTCGATCAGGTGATTGAGACGAATCTGAAGGGCGTATTCAATGGAATCAAATCCGTAACCCGTCCGATGATGAAACAGCGCTCAGGCCGGATTATCAACATTTCTTCAGTTGTAGGTGTCCTTGGAAATGCAGGTCAAGCCAATTATGTAGCCGCCAAAGCAGGTGTGATTGGTCTGACGAAATCCTCCGCGCGCGAGCTTGCATCCCGTAATATTACGGTGAATTGTATTGCACCTGGATTCATTGATACAGACATGACTGGGGAATTGCCGGAAGAGATTCGCGCAAAGTTGCTTGGAGATATCCCGCTGGCACGTCTTGGCAAGCCGGACGAAATCGCTAATGTGGTTCTGTTTCTGGCGTCAGAAGGGGCTTCTTACATGACGGGACAGACACTGCATGTAGACGGCGGAATGTACATGTAG